From one Ignavibacteria bacterium genomic stretch:
- a CDS encoding PHP domain-containing protein codes for MTDIYADLHMHTVFSDGVLSPADLLNKAGLTGLKAIAITDHDTMMAHRELQNTPVASHVTVIPGIEISCYENGTEVHCLGYYMDATNPDVLEYEHKSRLDREHRAREMVRKLNVAGIRITFDEVLDVAGKAPVTRPHIAAVLVAKRYATSHKHAFDKWLSRGRCAYTPRERFTVRDAVNLTHAAGGVLVVAHPGRTYQDPRLFLSLLSMGIDGIEVYHPSHWTHTTEYYRILAQQHELIVTGGSDYHGTRDHDDATIGTYGVSEEQVNIMHVRSLQRKIHPPGRVNDGISRNP; via the coding sequence GTGACCGATATCTACGCAGACCTGCACATGCATACCGTGTTCAGCGATGGGGTCCTTTCGCCCGCTGATCTTCTGAACAAGGCCGGCCTTACCGGCCTGAAAGCCATTGCCATTACCGATCACGATACAATGATGGCTCACCGCGAACTTCAGAATACGCCCGTCGCTTCTCACGTCACGGTAATTCCCGGTATCGAAATCAGCTGCTACGAAAACGGAACCGAGGTACACTGCCTTGGATACTACATGGACGCTACCAATCCCGACGTCCTTGAATATGAACACAAAAGTCGTCTCGATAGAGAACACCGTGCCCGAGAGATGGTAAGAAAACTTAATGTTGCCGGAATACGAATCACGTTTGATGAGGTTCTGGACGTTGCCGGCAAGGCACCGGTAACCCGCCCCCATATTGCAGCCGTTCTTGTTGCCAAACGGTATGCCACCAGCCACAAGCATGCTTTTGACAAATGGCTAAGCCGCGGACGCTGTGCCTATACGCCACGTGAGCGTTTCACCGTGCGGGATGCTGTAAACCTTACCCATGCTGCGGGTGGTGTTCTGGTAGTGGCACACCCGGGCCGGACCTACCAGGATCCGCGATTGTTTCTGTCGCTCCTTAGCATGGGCATTGATGGTATCGAAGTGTATCACCCGTCACACTGGACGCATACAACAGAGTACTATCGGATTCTGGCACAGCAACACGAGCTTATTGTTACTGGTGGTTCGGACTATCACGGCACACGCGACCATGACGATGCCACCATTGGCACGTACGGAGTGAGTGAGGAGCAGGTAAATATCATGCATGTTCGTTCGTTACAACGCAAAATTCACCCACCAGGAAGAGTTAACGATGGCATCTCCCGGAACCCCTGA
- a CDS encoding 6,7-dimethyl-8-ribityllumazine synthase, with product MASPGTPEPLKTSTTGTKHITIIAARWHGTVVDALVQGALAVLSDHPHCTVSVLRCPGTFELPTLAEAVARKKVTNAIIALGCVVKGETPHFDFVAAPVAQSLNSISVHHCLPVIMGVLTTLTMEQALDRAGGNHGNKGADAAHAALEMITVLDTITMGDQR from the coding sequence ATGGCATCTCCCGGAACCCCTGAACCCCTCAAGACGTCCACCACCGGTACCAAACACATTACCATCATTGCCGCCCGATGGCACGGGACCGTGGTTGATGCACTGGTCCAGGGCGCACTGGCTGTACTTTCAGACCATCCCCATTGTACCGTTAGCGTACTACGCTGTCCCGGAACTTTCGAATTGCCAACTCTTGCAGAAGCTGTTGCCCGCAAAAAAGTAACGAACGCCATCATTGCACTGGGATGCGTTGTGAAGGGTGAAACACCGCACTTTGACTTCGTGGCAGCACCCGTAGCACAGTCTCTGAACTCGATTAGCGTGCACCACTGCCTTCCCGTGATTATGGGTGTACTTACAACCCTTACGATGGAACAAGCCCTTGACCGTGCCGGCGGCAATCATGGCAATAAGGGAGCCGATGCAGCTCACGCAGCACTTGAAATGATTACGGTTCTTGACACAATTACCATGGGAGACCAACGATGA